A genome region from Carya illinoinensis cultivar Pawnee chromosome 2, C.illinoinensisPawnee_v1, whole genome shotgun sequence includes the following:
- the LOC122300733 gene encoding CBL-interacting serine/threonine-protein kinase 7-like, with protein MEPGVPVPPPSPPTTILGKYQLGRILGRGSFAKVYQARSMVDDTAVAVKVIDKSKTVDAAMEPRIIREIMAMRRLQDHPNVLKILEVMATKTKIYLVVELATGGELFSKISRRGKLAEPSARRYFQQLVSALHFCHQNGVAHRDLKPQNLLLDKDGNLKVSDFGLSALPEQLKNGLLHTACGTPAYTAPEVVCRRGYDGSKADAWSCGVILYVFLAGYLPFDDSNLVYMYKKIHRRDYHFPAWFSKPARRVIFQLLDPNPDTRMSMEGLMQNAWFKKSLRERNQSQISLFDSASNCKCDMLTSMNAFDIISLSSGLDLSGLFETTTRGAKEKRFTSKESGEVVMERVREVGGRLGYKVQEGKGRCSIGLGKGKVVLFVRVLATAPELVLAEVKVIEGGVEFEELNQWGDLEAGLQDIVVSWHNDNRNGGDG; from the coding sequence ATGGAGCCAGGGGTCCCGGTCCCACCACCATCGCCACCCACCACCATCCTCGGGAAGTACCAATTGGGGCGTATACTGGGACGTGGTAGCTTCGCCAAGGTGTACCAGGCACGGTCCATGGTGGACGACACGGCCGTGGCCGTGAAGGTCATCGACAAGTCCAAGACCGTCGATGCTGCCATGGAACCGCGGATAATCCGAGAGATCATGGCCATGCGCCGCCTTCAGGACCACCCTAACGTACTCAAGATTCTCGAGGTCATGGCCACCAAGACCAAGATCTACCTCGTCGTCGAACTTGCCACAGGCGGAGAGCTCTTCTCCAAGATCTCTCGCCGCGGCAAGCTTGCCGAGCCGTCGGCGCGACGGTACTTCCAGCAGCTGGTCTCGGCGTTGCATTTCTGCCACCAAAACGGCGTAGCCCATCGCGACTTGAAGCCCCAGAACCTCCTCCTCGACAAAGACGGTAACCTGAAGGTCTCGGACTTCGGACTCTCGGCTCTCCCCGAGCAGCTCAAGAACGGGTTGCTACACACGGCGTGCGGGACCCCAGCTTACACAGCCCCCGAGGTAGTCTGCCGGCGCGGATACGACGGTTCCAAAGCCGACGCCTGGTCTTGCGGGGTCATCCTGTACGTTTTCCTTGCCGGTTACCTCCCATTCGACGATAGCAACCTCGTGTATATGTACAAGAAGATTCACCGCCGAGACTATCATTTCCCAGCCTGGTTTTCCAAGCCGGCGCGACGCGTGATCTTTCAACTCCTTGATCCGAACCCAGACACGAGAATGAGCATGGAAGGCCTCATGCAAAACGCATGGTTCAAGAAGTCCTTACGAGAGAGAAACCAAAGCCAGATCAGTCTATTCGATTCAGCCAGTAACTGCAAATGTGACATGCTGACAAGCATGAACGCTTTCGATATAATATCTTTGTCGTCGGGGTTGGACTTATCGGGGCTGTTCGAAACGACGACACGTGGTGCGAAAGAGAAGAGGTTTACGTCGAAAGAATCCGGGGAAGTGGTGATGGAGAGAGTGAGGGAGGTGGGTGGGAGATTAGGGTACAAAGTCCAGGAAGGGAAAGGTAGGTGTAGCATAGGGTTGGGGAAAGGGAAGGTGGTTTTGTTCGTTAGGGTGTTGGCAACCGCGCCGGAGCTGGTGTTGGCGGAGGTTAAGGTGATCGAAGGTGGGGTGGAGTTTGAGGAGCTTAATCAGTGGGGAGATTTGGAGGCTGGGCTTCAAGACATTGTTGTTTCTTGGCACAACGATAACCGTAATGGTGGAGATGGTTAA
- the LOC122300734 gene encoding uncharacterized protein LOC122300734 codes for MSSLGTSKGILEIAKFGIYVTVPIVLMYAFANNTKNIQKFMGNRSYIVYPPEGPRPPSPEELREMARELARKNKNH; via the exons ATGTCTTCTTTGGGAACTTCGAAGGGAATACTTGAGATCGCCAAGTTCGGGATCTATGTGACCGTTCCCATCGTTCTTATGTATGCCTTCGCTAACAATACTAAGAACATTCAGAAATTCATGGGAAAT CGTTCTTATATAGTGTATCCCCCTGAGGGACCAAGGCCTCCGTCACCAGAGGAGCTAAGGGAGATGGCCCGTGAACTAGCCCGCAAGAACAAAAACCATTGA